A window of the Mesorhizobium opportunistum WSM2075 genome harbors these coding sequences:
- the ftsY gene encoding signal recognition particle-docking protein FtsY, protein MAGFFKKIFSFGKKEIVEERIDETAPLPPIKWDALDALKPAAEPAPHPPPEGEGRREAAGRGDSADASASHPHPRAALGTSPLEGEVKPAPQPAPEEPAPEPAPTIPPAPEPTVPSEPEPLPGPEPDEEPAPAPETPEPPAPEEIPVPPAAPEPVPEPQPQEVPAPAPAEPEIVPSRPEGPPEQAPVEVPVPPAEVPAEQPAPVEVPPAAPSAQPTSKASAAPHPPAGTFSPYRDGEKEEAPAPHPPLDGEGRREAAGWGDSADADASHPHPQASLGTSPIEGEVKPAPVPPPPAPEPKPAPGKVTVTKKVEQKAESAKAPEPAPRRSWFQRMRDGLARSSRELTGNIAGVFTKRKLDEDTLQDLEDVLIRADLGMETALRVTDALASSRYGKDVSDTEVRAIMAAEVEKVLTHVAMPLELDLSHKPHVILVVGVNGTGKTTTIGKLAAKLTDGGLSVMLAAGDTFRAAAIEQLKIWGERTNSPVIASKLGADAAGLAYDAFERAKEAGSDVLIIDTAGRLQNKTELMAELEKIVRVLGKLDPEAPHTVLQTVDATTGQNALNQVEIFRNVAGVNGLVMTKLDGTARGGILVAIAAKHKLPVYFIGVGEQVDDLEPFSASEFARAIAGVA, encoded by the coding sequence ATGGCTGGTTTTTTCAAGAAGATATTTTCGTTCGGCAAGAAAGAAATTGTCGAGGAGCGGATCGACGAGACCGCCCCCCTCCCGCCGATCAAATGGGATGCGCTGGACGCGCTGAAGCCGGCGGCCGAGCCTGCGCCCCACCCTCCCCCCGAGGGGGAGGGTCGACGCGAAGCGGCGGGGCGGGGTGACAGCGCCGACGCCAGCGCCAGTCACCCCCACCCCCGAGCTGCGCTCGGGACCTCCCCCCTCGAGGGGGAGGTAAAGCCCGCGCCTCAGCCGGCACCCGAAGAACCAGCACCCGAGCCGGCGCCCACCATCCCGCCTGCGCCCGAGCCGACGGTTCCATCCGAGCCGGAACCGCTGCCCGGACCGGAGCCGGACGAGGAGCCGGCACCCGCGCCAGAGACCCCGGAGCCACCGGCGCCAGAGGAAATTCCGGTACCCCCGGCGGCTCCGGAGCCCGTTCCCGAGCCTCAGCCGCAAGAAGTTCCTGCTCCCGCGCCGGCCGAGCCGGAAATTGTTCCGTCGCGCCCGGAGGGACCGCCGGAACAAGCGCCCGTCGAAGTGCCGGTCCCGCCTGCCGAGGTCCCAGCCGAACAGCCCGCACCTGTCGAGGTGCCGCCGGCCGCGCCTTCCGCACAGCCGACTTCAAAGGCCAGCGCCGCCCCTCATCCGCCTGCCGGCACCTTCTCCCCGTATAGGGACGGGGAGAAGGAAGAAGCACCAGCGCCCCACCCTCCCCTCGATGGGGAGGGTCGACGCGAAGCGGCGGGGTGGGGTGATAGCGCCGACGCCGACGCCAGTCACCCCCACCCCCAAGCTTCGCTTGGGACCTCCCCCATCGAGGGGGAGGTAAAACCAGCGCCTGTTCCGCCACCGCCGGCGCCGGAGCCCAAACCCGCTCCTGGCAAGGTGACCGTCACCAAGAAGGTCGAGCAGAAGGCCGAATCGGCGAAGGCGCCGGAGCCGGCACCGAGGCGCTCCTGGTTCCAGCGCATGCGCGACGGGCTCGCCCGCTCCTCGCGCGAACTCACCGGCAACATCGCCGGCGTCTTCACCAAGCGCAAGCTGGACGAGGACACGCTGCAGGACCTCGAAGACGTACTGATCCGCGCCGATCTCGGCATGGAGACAGCCTTGCGCGTCACCGATGCTCTAGCCTCCAGCCGCTACGGCAAGGACGTCTCCGACACCGAAGTGCGCGCCATCATGGCGGCCGAGGTGGAGAAGGTGCTGACCCACGTCGCCATGCCGTTGGAGCTCGACCTCTCGCACAAGCCGCATGTCATCCTGGTGGTCGGCGTCAATGGCACCGGCAAGACCACGACCATCGGCAAGCTCGCGGCAAAACTGACCGATGGCGGCCTGTCGGTTATGCTCGCCGCCGGCGACACTTTCCGCGCTGCCGCGATCGAACAGCTCAAGATCTGGGGCGAGCGCACGAACTCGCCGGTCATCGCCTCCAAGCTCGGTGCCGATGCCGCCGGCCTCGCCTACGATGCTTTCGAACGAGCGAAGGAAGCCGGCTCCGACGTGCTGATCATCGACACCGCCGGCCGCCTGCAGAACAAGACCGAGCTGATGGCGGAACTGGAAAAGATCGTCCGCGTGCTCGGCAAGCTCGACCCGGAAGCGCCGCACACCGTGCTGCAGACTGTCGACGCCACCACCGGCCAGAACGCGCTCAACCAGGTCGAGATCTTCCGCAATGTCGCCGGCGTCAACGGCCTGGTGATGACCAAGCTGGACGGCACGGCGCGCGGCGGTATTCTGGTGGCGATCGCGGCAAAGCACAAATTGCCGGTCTATTTCATCGGCGTCGGCGAACAGGTCGACGACCTCGAACCTTTCTCGGCAAGCGAATTCGCCAGGGCGATCGCTGGAGTTGCGTAG
- a CDS encoding DUF1328 family protein, translating to MLRWIIILLIIAAAASLLGMPALAGAAATGARILIGIVLIIFLLILFGVFAVT from the coding sequence ATGCTCAGATGGATCATCATTCTCCTGATCATCGCCGCCGCCGCCAGCCTGCTCGGCATGCCGGCGTTGGCCGGGGCCGCAGCCACTGGCGCGCGCATCCTTATCGGTATCGTGCTCATCATCTTCCTGCTGATCTTGTTTGGGGTCTTCGCGGTGACGTAA
- the mtaB gene encoding tRNA (N(6)-L-threonylcarbamoyladenosine(37)-C(2))-methylthiotransferase MtaB: MSVALSKSPNVDGSLSEAPSRIDVVTFGCRLNTYESEVMRREAETAGLGALAGGAVIFNTCAVTGEAVRQARQAIRKARRDNPQARIIVTGCAAQTEPEKFAAMDEVDLVLGNEEKLRAHSYRALPDFGVNDTEKARVNDIFSVRETAGHMVDAIEGRARAFVQVQNGCDHRCTFCIIPYGRGNSRSVPMGAVVEQVKRLAGNGYAEIVLTGVDMTSFGADLPGAPKLGKLVKTILRQVPDVKRLRLSSIDSIEADDELLDAIANEPRLMPHLHLSLQSGDDMILKRMKRRHLRDQSIRFCEDVRKLRPAIVFGADIIAGFPTETDDMFENSINIVAECGLTHLHVFPFSPREGTPAARMPQLRREVVKQRAARLRAAGEAAYRRHLSSLPGTRQSILIERDGLGRTEGFTLAALGTGAPGEIVEATITDHDGARLIAAPLAACAA; this comes from the coding sequence ATGTCGGTTGCTCTGTCCAAGAGCCCGAACGTCGATGGCTCCCTTTCCGAGGCCCCTAGCCGCATCGACGTGGTGACCTTCGGCTGCCGGCTGAACACCTATGAATCCGAGGTGATGCGGCGCGAGGCCGAAACGGCGGGTCTCGGCGCGCTGGCCGGCGGTGCCGTGATCTTCAACACCTGCGCCGTCACCGGCGAGGCCGTGCGCCAGGCCAGGCAGGCGATCCGCAAGGCGCGCCGCGACAACCCGCAGGCGCGCATCATCGTCACCGGCTGCGCCGCGCAAACCGAGCCTGAAAAATTCGCCGCAATGGACGAGGTCGATCTCGTGCTTGGCAATGAGGAGAAGTTGCGGGCGCATTCCTATCGCGCGCTGCCGGATTTCGGCGTCAATGACACCGAGAAGGCCCGCGTCAACGACATCTTCTCGGTGCGCGAAACCGCCGGCCATATGGTCGACGCCATCGAGGGCCGGGCGCGTGCCTTCGTCCAGGTGCAGAACGGCTGCGACCATCGCTGCACCTTCTGCATCATCCCTTACGGCCGCGGCAATTCGCGCTCGGTGCCGATGGGCGCCGTGGTCGAGCAGGTCAAGCGTCTCGCCGGCAATGGTTATGCCGAGATCGTGCTGACCGGCGTCGACATGACGTCTTTCGGCGCCGACCTGCCGGGCGCGCCCAAGCTCGGCAAGCTTGTGAAGACGATCCTCCGGCAGGTGCCGGACGTGAAGCGCCTGCGGCTGTCGTCGATCGATTCGATCGAGGCCGATGACGAACTGCTCGACGCCATCGCCAACGAGCCCAGGCTAATGCCGCATCTGCACCTCTCGCTGCAGTCGGGCGACGACATGATCCTGAAGCGCATGAAGCGCCGCCATCTGCGCGACCAGTCGATCCGCTTCTGCGAGGATGTGCGCAAGCTGCGCCCTGCAATCGTCTTCGGCGCCGACATCATCGCCGGCTTCCCGACCGAGACCGACGACATGTTCGAGAACTCGATCAATATCGTCGCGGAGTGCGGCCTGACCCATCTCCACGTCTTTCCGTTCAGCCCGCGCGAAGGCACGCCCGCGGCACGCATGCCGCAGCTGCGCCGCGAGGTGGTCAAGCAGCGCGCCGCCCGGCTGCGTGCAGCCGGTGAAGCCGCCTATCGGCGTCACCTGTCGTCACTTCCCGGCACGCGCCAGTCGATCCTGATCGAGCGTGACGGGCTTGGCCGCACCGAAGGCTTCACGCTTGCCGCATTGGGCACCGGCGCGCCGGGCGAGATCGTCGAAGCGACAATTACTGACCACGATGGCGCCCGGCTGATCGCGGCCCCGCTTGCCGCTTGCGCCGCCTGA
- the dapF gene encoding diaminopimelate epimerase: MASTTPFAKMNGIGNEIIVADMRGRADRVTAAAAITLNADAATGFDQIMAIHDARTPGTAFFIDILNSDGTGAQACGNGMRCVVQALAAETGQKSFTFETVAGILNASEHADGSISVDMGMPRFGWQDIPLAEEFRDTRMIELQIGPIDAPVLHSPSAVSMGNPHAIFWVDRDVWSYELDRFGPLLENHPIFPERANITIAQVTSPESMIIRTWERGAGLTKACGTASCAAVVAAARTRRTGRSVSLLTPGGGTLHVEWRDDDHVILTGAAEWEFSGSFDPSTGAWARDTESAA, encoded by the coding sequence ATGGCAAGCACGACCCCTTTCGCCAAGATGAACGGCATCGGCAACGAGATTATCGTCGCCGACATGCGCGGTCGCGCCGATCGGGTGACGGCGGCCGCGGCGATCACGCTCAACGCCGATGCCGCGACCGGCTTCGACCAGATCATGGCGATCCATGACGCAAGGACGCCGGGCACCGCCTTTTTCATCGACATCCTGAATTCCGACGGCACCGGTGCACAGGCCTGCGGCAACGGCATGCGCTGCGTCGTCCAGGCGCTCGCCGCGGAGACTGGCCAAAAGAGCTTCACCTTCGAGACCGTCGCCGGCATCCTCAACGCCAGTGAACATGCCGACGGCTCGATCTCGGTCGACATGGGCATGCCGCGTTTCGGCTGGCAGGACATTCCGCTGGCCGAAGAATTCCGCGACACCCGCATGATCGAATTGCAGATCGGCCCGATCGACGCGCCGGTGCTGCATTCCCCCTCCGCCGTCTCGATGGGCAACCCGCACGCCATCTTCTGGGTCGACCGCGACGTCTGGTCCTACGAGCTCGACCGTTTCGGTCCGCTGCTCGAAAACCACCCGATCTTCCCCGAACGCGCCAACATCACGATCGCGCAGGTCACGTCGCCCGAGAGCATGATCATCCGCACCTGGGAACGCGGCGCCGGCCTGACCAAGGCCTGCGGCACCGCCTCCTGCGCCGCCGTGGTGGCAGCGGCCCGCACCAGGCGGACCGGGCGCAGCGTCAGCCTGCTGACCCCCGGCGGCGGCACGCTGCATGTCGAATGGCGCGACGATGACCACGTCATCCTGACGGGTGCCGCCGAATGGGAATTTTCCGGCAGCTTCGATCCCTCGACCGGCGCCTGGGCCCGCGACACCGAAAGCGCGGCCTGA